In Vanessa tameamea isolate UH-Manoa-2023 chromosome 19, ilVanTame1 primary haplotype, whole genome shotgun sequence, one genomic interval encodes:
- the LOC113403928 gene encoding uncharacterized protein LOC113403928 isoform X2, producing MKILVVFFAVASLTSGIQYNGLRVKFGWSEALANKEYFYKIPRTITQAENEGWRRTERPPGPMEELRLYCSTGRTLCPLYDPTGFVSGIQLAFPVDELVSPSFRPEQRFVKWNPPASDTEPAREYWSITQYFVSEESLKAGAGPQVENGATLQDGGVFVNDLDGQLMRIPSTEAELNTTLFKKQNCIPNMGTHYYYNMTKETSCDNLLPWFALTNKGYLVGVGFQMIGKLTKPPQGRDWFEVFNSSEIVEMTIPIAPECLYRLTETYPVLSLHIYYIDNPWTIKCRDGDSAKPAGVVNRLLLNGERYMSVLWDMTKNTFTG from the exons TAAAATTTGGCTGGAGTGAGGCGCTCGCTAACAAGGAGTACTTCTATAAAATACCCCGAACTATCACGCAGGCAGAGAATGAAGGATGGCGCAGAACAGAACGTCCACCTGGACCAATGGAGGAGCTACGTCTCTACTGCTCAACTGGACGAACTCTGTGTCCCTTATATGATCCTACGGGATTCGTTTCGGGTATACAATTAGCC TTCCCGGTAGATGAGCTGGTATCGCCATCATTTAGACCTGAACAGAGATTCGTTAAGTGGAACCCTCCAGCATCAGACACAGAGCCTGCGAGAGAATATTGGTCAATTACACAGTATTTTGTTTCAGAGG agtCTCTTAAAGCTGGTGCTGGTCCACAAGTGGAAAATGGTGCAACTTTACAAGATGGTGGCGTATTTGTTAATGATCTCGACGGTCAACTCATGCGCATCCCTAGTACCGAAGCAGAACTCAACACTACCCTATTCAAGAAACAGAACTGTATACCTAACATGG GAACCCATTATTACTACAACATGACGAAGGAAACGTCATGTGACAACCTACTGCCTTGGTTCGCTCTCACAAATAAGGGCTATTTAGTCGGTGTTGGTTTCCAGATGATCGGCAAGCTGACCAAACCACCCCAGGGCAGGGATTGGTTCGAAGTATTCAATAGCAGTGAGATTGTTGAG ATGACGATCCCTATTGCCCCGGAATGTCTTTACAGATTGACGGAAACCTACCCCGTTTTATCTCTCCACATTTACTACATCGACAACCCGTGGACAATAAAATGCCG TGATGGGGACTCCGCAAAGCCCGCTGGCGTTGTCAATCGGCTGCTTCTGAATGGAGAACGATATATGTCTGTTCTGTGGGACATGACGAAGAATACGTTTACTGGATAA
- the LOC113403928 gene encoding uncharacterized protein LOC113403928 isoform X1: MKILVVLFAVASLTSGIQYNGLRVKFGWSEALANKEYFYKIPRTITQAENEGWRRTERPPGPMEELRLYCSTGRTLCPLYDPTGFVSGIQLAFPVDELVSPSFRPEQRFVKWNPPASDTEPAREYWSITQYFVSEESLKAGAGPQVENGATLQDGGVFVNDLDGQLMRIPSTEAELNTTLFKKQNCIPNMGTHYYYNMTKETSCDNLLPWFALTNKGYLVGVGFQMIGKLTKPPQGRDWFEVFNSSEIVEMTIPIAPECLYRLTETYPVLSLHIYYIDNPWTIKCRDGDSAKPAGVVNRLLLNGERYMSVLWDMTKNTFTG; encoded by the exons TAAAATTTGGCTGGAGTGAGGCGCTCGCTAACAAGGAGTACTTCTATAAAATACCCCGAACTATCACGCAGGCAGAGAATGAAGGATGGCGCAGAACAGAACGTCCACCTGGACCAATGGAGGAGCTACGTCTCTACTGCTCAACTGGACGAACTCTGTGTCCCTTATATGATCCTACGGGATTCGTTTCGGGTATACAATTAGCC TTCCCGGTAGATGAGCTGGTATCGCCATCATTTAGACCTGAACAGAGATTCGTTAAGTGGAACCCTCCAGCATCAGACACAGAGCCTGCGAGAGAATATTGGTCAATTACACAGTATTTTGTTTCAGAGG agtCTCTTAAAGCTGGTGCTGGTCCACAAGTGGAAAATGGTGCAACTTTACAAGATGGTGGCGTATTTGTTAATGATCTCGACGGTCAACTCATGCGCATCCCTAGTACCGAAGCAGAACTCAACACTACCCTATTCAAGAAACAGAACTGTATACCTAACATGG GAACCCATTATTACTACAACATGACGAAGGAAACGTCATGTGACAACCTACTGCCTTGGTTCGCTCTCACAAATAAGGGCTATTTAGTCGGTGTTGGTTTCCAGATGATCGGCAAGCTGACCAAACCACCCCAGGGCAGGGATTGGTTCGAAGTATTCAATAGCAGTGAGATTGTTGAG ATGACGATCCCTATTGCCCCGGAATGTCTTTACAGATTGACGGAAACCTACCCCGTTTTATCTCTCCACATTTACTACATCGACAACCCGTGGACAATAAAATGCCG TGATGGGGACTCCGCAAAGCCCGCTGGCGTTGTCAATCGGCTGCTTCTGAATGGAGAACGATATATGTCTGTTCTGTGGGACATGACGAAGAATACGTTTACTGGATAA